A genomic region of Rickettsiales bacterium contains the following coding sequences:
- the tmk gene encoding dTMP kinase, translating to MAGKFITFEGGEGSGKTTQISLLEQALVREGRRVLVTREPGGSVGGDAIRQLLLTGSGDKWSSVAEVLLFQAARVEHMERVIKPAIARGDIVLCDRFLDSSLVYQGMARGLGVEFISQINRLTIGNFAPDATIILDIETETGLRRAKARPGEEMRFENLDIAFHRKVREGFLTLAKANAARYRIVDASKDEKSVHQEILAALQIAE from the coding sequence ATGGCAGGTAAATTTATTACGTTCGAAGGTGGTGAGGGGAGTGGAAAAACCACGCAGATTTCCCTGCTGGAACAGGCGCTTGTGCGTGAAGGCAGGCGTGTGCTGGTTACACGCGAACCCGGCGGCAGTGTAGGGGGCGATGCCATCCGACAGCTGCTGCTGACAGGTAGCGGCGATAAATGGAGTTCAGTTGCGGAAGTGCTGCTTTTTCAGGCCGCACGCGTGGAGCATATGGAGCGCGTTATAAAGCCTGCTATTGCGCGAGGGGATATTGTGCTGTGCGACAGGTTTCTGGATTCAAGCCTGGTCTATCAGGGCATGGCCAGAGGGCTTGGCGTTGAATTCATAAGCCAGATCAACCGTTTGACGATTGGCAATTTTGCACCTGATGCCACGATTATTCTGGATATCGAGACTGAAACAGGCCTGCGCCGGGCAAAAGCGCGTCCGGGGGAAGAGATGCGTTTTGAGAATCTCGATATTGCGTTCCACCGGAAAGTCCGGGAAGGGTTTTTGACGCTTGCGAAGGCGAATGCGGCACGTTACCGGATCGTTGATGCGTCTAAGGATGAAAAAAGCGTCCATCAGGAGATTCTGGCAGCTTTGCAAATCGCAGAGTAA
- the xth gene encoding exodeoxyribonuclease III: MIIATYNINSIRIRLNTLKEVVDKTNPDILCLQETKVDDSLFPLESVQALGYPHIYFSGQKSYNGVAILSRIPLTNIHNLSIVNDDHKRHISATLPNGTELHNFYVPAGGDIPDRELNDKFDFKLRFMNFMAEWAQDMRNDKKSLIVVGDMNIAPLEHDVWSHKQLLGVVSHTPVEVEAMELFRKSFDFVDTSRHFAPAPAKLYSWWSYRNQDWKKSDRGRRLDHIWVTSDLQPKLKSSYILREARDFSNPSDHVPVVTEFDW, from the coding sequence ATGATCATCGCAACCTATAATATCAATTCCATCCGCATCCGCCTGAATACTCTCAAGGAAGTGGTGGATAAAACCAATCCGGATATACTGTGCCTGCAGGAAACGAAGGTGGATGATTCCCTATTTCCGCTGGAGAGCGTACAGGCGCTTGGCTATCCCCACATATATTTCAGCGGCCAGAAAAGCTACAACGGCGTGGCGATTCTCTCCCGCATTCCACTGACCAATATACATAATTTAAGCATCGTTAATGACGACCACAAGCGTCACATCAGCGCCACGCTCCCTAACGGCACAGAATTGCATAATTTCTATGTGCCGGCAGGCGGTGACATTCCGGATCGCGAACTGAACGACAAATTCGACTTCAAACTGCGTTTCATGAACTTCATGGCCGAATGGGCGCAGGATATGCGCAACGACAAGAAATCCCTCATCGTGGTGGGCGATATGAACATCGCCCCGCTGGAGCATGATGTCTGGTCCCACAAGCAATTGCTGGGCGTCGTCTCGCATACGCCGGTAGAAGTGGAAGCCATGGAGCTATTCCGTAAGTCCTTTGATTTTGTTGATACTTCCCGGCATTTTGCTCCAGCTCCTGCCAAGCTTTACAGCTGGTGGAGCTACCGCAATCAGGACTGGAAAAAGTCAGATCGCGGCCGCAGACTTGACCATATCTGGGTCACATCCGACCTGCAGCCGAAGCTTAAATCCTCTTATATCCTGCGCGAAGCCAGGGATTTCTCCAATCCTTCCGACCATGTTCCGGTCGTTACCGAATTTGACTGGTAA
- the yidD gene encoding membrane protein insertion efficiency factor YidD: protein MHYILIACIRFYKYFLSPWLPAACRFTPTCSEYAAEAVGKYGAFKGGWLAVRRISRCHPWGKYTHDPVP, encoded by the coding sequence ATGCACTATATATTGATTGCCTGCATCCGGTTCTATAAATATTTCCTGTCGCCCTGGCTCCCCGCAGCCTGTCGTTTTACGCCGACCTGCTCGGAATATGCCGCTGAAGCAGTAGGAAAATATGGTGCTTTTAAAGGGGGATGGCTGGCGGTAAGGCGAATTTCGAGATGCCATCCGTGGGGGAAATACACTCACGATCCGGTGCCTTAA
- the rimP gene encoding ribosome maturation factor RimP has translation MEFSIQDKIVAIIEPSLNGMGYNLVQVKLIEGGRRTLQIMAERIDGRNMTVDDCADISYNVSALLDVEDPISDAYHLEISSPGIDRPLVKLQDFERFSGFEAKLETKMLIDGRKRFKGRIKGIQEQNVLMETEEGTASVIPFNMVRSAKLLLTDELLKKAAAGQVNN, from the coding sequence ATGGAATTTTCGATACAGGATAAGATTGTTGCGATTATCGAGCCTTCGCTGAACGGCATGGGGTATAACCTTGTGCAGGTGAAGCTGATCGAAGGCGGAAGACGTACGCTCCAGATCATGGCGGAACGTATCGACGGTCGCAATATGACAGTGGATGACTGCGCCGATATCAGCTACAACGTCTCCGCCCTGCTGGACGTGGAAGACCCGATCAGCGATGCGTATCATCTGGAAATTAGCTCGCCGGGTATCGACCGCCCGCTCGTAAAGCTTCAGGATTTCGAGCGCTTCAGCGGATTTGAAGCAAAACTCGAGACAAAAATGCTGATTGATGGGCGCAAGCGCTTTAAAGGCAGGATCAAAGGAATTCAGGAACAGAATGTTCTGATGGAAACGGAGGAAGGCACGGCTTCCGTTATACCGTTTAATATGGTGCGCTCGGCAAAGCTGCTGCTTACAGATGAATTACTGAAGAAAGCAGCTGCCGGACAGGTAAACAATTAA
- the nusA gene encoding transcription termination factor NusA encodes MALALSTSGNTEILQIADAVAREKGISREQVIEALENAVQVAGRRKYGHEHNIRAEIDRKSGEIKLYRVIEVVETVENEVTQISLAEAHRRDKTLEIGSEIRDRLPPIDIGRISAQTAKQVIVQKVRDAERDKQYEEYKDRIAEIISGTVKRIEHNNVTVDFGRTEAFLRRDELIPRETFRVGDRIRAYVYDVRREKSGPQIFLTRTRPEFMAKLFAQEVPEIYDGIIEIKAVARDPGSRAKIAVYSHDSSVNPVLSCVGVRGARVQAVVAELQGEKIDIIEWSPDPATFVVNALSSAEVSKVVIDESRERIEVVVPDDQLSLAIGRRGQNVRLASQLVGWNIDILTEEVESNRRAEEFNTLSKMFVETLNVEEVIAHLLVTEGFTTIEEVAYVPLEDISAIEGFDENVATELRNRAREFLENKKQEEEAKLRNLGLDEKLIALGLPNDVLIQLGNNKILTLDDFADLSQPEFLDIVPHSHLSHEEIDSMIMKAREHWFAEEK; translated from the coding sequence ATGGCTTTAGCGTTATCGACAAGTGGTAATACGGAAATTCTGCAGATCGCAGATGCGGTGGCCCGGGAAAAGGGCATCAGCCGCGAGCAGGTGATTGAGGCGCTGGAAAACGCCGTGCAGGTTGCAGGCCGCCGCAAATACGGCCACGAGCACAATATCCGCGCTGAGATCGACCGCAAGAGCGGAGAAATCAAGCTTTACCGCGTGATCGAAGTGGTTGAGACCGTGGAAAACGAAGTCACCCAGATTTCGCTCGCAGAAGCACATCGCCGTGATAAGACCCTTGAAATCGGCAGCGAAATCCGCGACCGCCTGCCGCCGATCGATATCGGCCGTATCTCCGCTCAGACTGCAAAGCAGGTCATTGTGCAGAAAGTGCGCGACGCAGAACGCGATAAACAATACGAAGAATACAAAGACCGCATTGCTGAAATCATCAGCGGCACCGTTAAACGTATCGAACATAACAACGTCACAGTCGATTTCGGTCGTACGGAAGCTTTCCTGCGCCGCGACGAACTGATCCCGCGCGAAACCTTCCGCGTCGGCGACCGCATTCGCGCTTACGTTTACGACGTGCGTCGCGAAAAATCCGGTCCGCAGATTTTCCTGACCCGCACCCGTCCTGAATTCATGGCGAAACTGTTCGCACAGGAAGTGCCGGAAATCTATGACGGCATCATCGAGATCAAAGCCGTTGCCCGTGACCCGGGTTCACGCGCTAAAATCGCTGTTTACTCGCATGACTCCAGCGTCAATCCCGTGCTTTCCTGCGTCGGTGTGCGCGGTGCGCGCGTACAGGCCGTAGTTGCTGAACTGCAGGGCGAAAAGATCGACATCATCGAATGGTCGCCGGATCCCGCTACCTTCGTCGTCAACGCACTGTCTTCCGCGGAAGTCAGCAAAGTTGTTATCGACGAATCCCGTGAGCGTATCGAAGTCGTGGTGCCGGATGACCAGCTGAGCCTGGCTATCGGCCGCCGCGGTCAGAACGTCCGCCTTGCCTCACAGCTCGTTGGCTGGAACATCGATATTCTGACAGAAGAAGTCGAATCCAACCGCCGCGCCGAAGAGTTCAACACCCTCTCCAAGATGTTCGTTGAAACGCTGAACGTGGAAGAAGTCATCGCGCACCTGCTGGTGACCGAAGGCTTCACAACGATTGAAGAAGTGGCTTACGTGCCGCTGGAAGATATCAGCGCGATCGAAGGCTTCGATGAGAACGTCGCTACCGAACTGCGTAACCGCGCTCGCGAATTCCTGGAAAACAAGAAACAGGAAGAAGAAGCAAAGCTGCGCAACCTCGGTCTGGACGAAAAACTCATCGCTCTGGGCCTGCCCAACGATGTGCTGATCCAGCTTGGCAACAATAAGATCCTCACGCTGGATGACTTTGCGGATCTGTCACAGCCGGAATTTCTGGACATCGTGCCACATTCGCATTTGTCACACGAGGAAATTGATAGTATGATCATGAAAGCGCGTGAACACTGGTTTGCGGAAGAAAAGTAA
- the infB gene encoding translation initiation factor IF-2, with amino-acid sequence MNDTTKKEPLTMSRPNRLELTKTVESGKVKQNFQHGRSKTVTVEVRKTRTFTSNDSGSMVELKRAAALQEQAEKALHSATETEEDTTLTSEERLSRLRALEHAKTRPASEPRLMPLPPTAPPVVEEKPVVVAPSKPAAAPAPAPTSASPSVTAAQAPIYNKKPLKEIVFKEEIAEKAARSAETQSNIVKPITSKHVVKSPVFQAEEEPRAAEPKQSKIKLRRADEERRSSGKITVTQALSMSDERVRSLASLRRQREKAKRSEHGNSSANQEKVFREVVIPEIITVQELANRMAERAVDVVKALMKMGTMVTVNQNIDADTAELIVSEFGHKMKRVSEGDVENILKQEDAQEDASLLKPRAPVVTIMGHVDHGKTSLLDALRKTDVAAGEAGGITQHIGAYQVTLGNNQKITFLDTPGHEAFTAMRARGAKVTDIVVLVVAADDGIMEQTKEAISHAKAAGVSIIVAVNKIDKPGADPSRVKNELMQYELVPEEYGGDVIVIEVSAKTGQGLDKLEESILLQAEVLELKANPDRTASGAVVEAKIDRGRGVVATLLIQKGTLRVGDIVVAGGAYGKVRAIIDDKGRTITEAPPALPVEILGLTQAPEAGDEFNVVENEKIARDITEYRQQRSRTAQAMLATKSLDSLFAASAGTKAKELPVIIKSDVQGSAEAITQSVQKFSGEEVTVRVLHSGVGAITESDVTLANATNALVIGFNVRATAQARDMAARDKVNIRYYSIIYDVVEDIKAALSGMLSPTLKENFLGYAEIREVFNLSKAGKVAGCMVTEGIVKRGAKVRLLRDNVVIHTGALKTLKRFKDDVKEVSRGMECGMAFENYDDMRVGDMIEAYEIEEVARTV; translated from the coding sequence ATGAACGATACAACAAAAAAAGAACCGCTGACAATGTCTCGACCCAACCGCCTCGAACTGACCAAAACAGTAGAAAGCGGCAAGGTTAAGCAGAACTTTCAGCATGGCCGTTCTAAAACCGTAACGGTGGAAGTCCGCAAAACCAGAACCTTCACCAGCAACGACAGTGGCAGCATGGTAGAGCTGAAACGTGCCGCTGCGCTGCAGGAACAGGCTGAAAAAGCGCTTCACAGCGCAACGGAAACGGAAGAGGATACAACGCTCACTTCCGAAGAACGCCTCTCCAGGCTGCGTGCGCTGGAACATGCGAAAACACGCCCCGCTTCTGAACCCAGGCTTATGCCCCTGCCGCCGACGGCACCGCCGGTCGTGGAAGAAAAGCCGGTTGTGGTTGCACCGTCAAAGCCTGCAGCCGCCCCTGCCCCGGCTCCAACCTCAGCTTCGCCGAGCGTAACCGCGGCCCAGGCTCCGATTTACAATAAGAAGCCCCTGAAAGAAATCGTCTTCAAAGAAGAGATCGCAGAAAAGGCTGCACGCAGCGCGGAAACACAATCCAACATCGTGAAACCCATCACGAGCAAGCATGTCGTGAAGTCTCCGGTCTTCCAGGCGGAAGAAGAACCGCGTGCGGCAGAACCCAAACAGTCTAAGATCAAACTGCGCCGCGCCGACGAAGAAAGGCGCAGCTCCGGCAAGATCACGGTCACCCAGGCGCTCAGCATGTCGGATGAACGTGTGCGCAGCCTTGCCTCCTTGCGCCGTCAGCGTGAAAAAGCCAAGCGCTCGGAGCATGGCAACAGCTCAGCCAATCAGGAGAAAGTCTTCCGCGAAGTGGTCATTCCTGAAATCATCACCGTGCAGGAACTCGCTAACCGTATGGCGGAACGTGCGGTCGACGTTGTGAAAGCACTGATGAAGATGGGCACCATGGTCACGGTGAACCAGAATATTGATGCGGATACGGCGGAACTCATCGTCTCCGAATTCGGCCACAAGATGAAGCGCGTCAGCGAAGGGGACGTGGAAAACATCCTGAAGCAGGAAGATGCGCAGGAAGATGCATCCCTGCTGAAACCGCGCGCGCCTGTCGTGACGATCATGGGCCACGTGGACCACGGTAAAACCTCATTGCTCGATGCACTCCGCAAAACGGACGTAGCCGCAGGTGAAGCCGGTGGTATCACGCAGCATATCGGCGCATATCAGGTCACGCTCGGCAACAACCAGAAAATCACCTTCCTCGACACCCCGGGCCATGAAGCTTTCACGGCTATGCGTGCACGCGGCGCCAAGGTAACCGACATCGTAGTGCTCGTTGTGGCAGCTGATGACGGTATCATGGAACAGACGAAGGAAGCGATCAGCCACGCAAAAGCGGCTGGCGTTTCCATTATCGTGGCTGTTAACAAGATCGACAAGCCCGGCGCAGATCCGTCCCGTGTGAAAAACGAACTGATGCAGTATGAACTCGTACCCGAAGAATACGGCGGTGACGTGATCGTGATCGAAGTATCGGCCAAAACCGGTCAGGGCCTGGATAAACTCGAAGAATCCATCCTGCTGCAGGCAGAAGTGCTTGAACTCAAAGCCAACCCGGACCGCACGGCCTCCGGTGCCGTGGTGGAAGCCAAGATTGACCGCGGTCGCGGTGTTGTGGCAACGCTACTCATCCAGAAAGGTACGCTGCGCGTCGGCGATATCGTGGTGGCAGGCGGTGCATACGGCAAAGTCCGCGCCATTATCGACGATAAGGGCCGCACGATTACCGAAGCTCCTCCGGCGCTCCCCGTCGAGATTCTGGGTCTCACCCAGGCTCCCGAAGCGGGCGATGAATTCAACGTGGTGGAAAACGAAAAGATCGCGCGCGATATTACGGAATACCGTCAGCAGCGCAGCCGTACGGCTCAGGCAATGCTGGCCACCAAGTCGCTCGACAGTCTTTTCGCTGCCTCTGCAGGCACAAAAGCCAAGGAATTGCCCGTCATTATTAAGTCCGACGTGCAAGGATCCGCCGAAGCCATTACGCAGAGTGTGCAGAAATTCTCGGGCGAAGAAGTTACTGTCCGTGTACTGCATTCCGGCGTCGGCGCTATCACTGAGTCGGATGTGACGCTCGCTAACGCAACGAATGCGCTGGTGATTGGCTTCAACGTCCGCGCCACCGCGCAGGCACGCGACATGGCCGCACGTGACAAGGTCAATATCCGCTACTACTCGATCATTTATGATGTAGTGGAAGATATCAAAGCCGCGCTTTCGGGCATGCTCTCGCCGACGCTGAAGGAAAACTTCCTCGGCTACGCGGAAATCCGCGAAGTGTTCAACCTCTCCAAGGCTGGCAAGGTCGCAGGCTGCATGGTCACCGAAGGTATCGTCAAACGCGGCGCCAAAGTTCGCCTGCTGCGCGACAACGTGGTCATCCATACCGGCGCGCTCAAAACCCTCAAGCGCTTCAAGGACGATGTCAAGGAAGTCAGCCGTGGCATGGAATGCGGTATGGCGTTTGAAAATTACGACGATATGCGTGTCGGCGACATGATTGAGGCGTACGAGATCGAAGAAGTGGCCAGAACGGTTTAA
- the rbfA gene encoding 30S ribosome-binding factor RbfA, which translates to MSVGKPPNQRQLRVGEEIRHVLADLFMRGECHDRDINSTPITVSEVRISPDLKNATAYVMPLGGQNRDTVMSALERNAPILRKLVSDRMKLRYAPRISFRLDTSFEEAHRIETLLNKPEVARDLEKDHIK; encoded by the coding sequence ATGTCAGTAGGAAAGCCGCCCAATCAGCGCCAGTTGCGCGTAGGAGAAGAAATCCGCCATGTATTGGCTGATCTCTTCATGCGCGGGGAATGCCATGACCGTGACATTAACAGCACCCCCATCACGGTCTCGGAAGTGCGCATCAGCCCGGACCTGAAAAACGCTACGGCCTATGTAATGCCGCTGGGTGGCCAGAACCGCGATACGGTCATGAGCGCTTTAGAGCGCAATGCCCCTATCCTGCGCAAACTGGTTTCCGATCGTATGAAGCTGCGCTATGCGCCGCGTATCAGTTTCCGCCTCGACACCTCGTTTGAGGAAGCGCACCGGATCGAAACGCTGCTCAACAAGCCGGAAGTGGCGCGCGACCTGGAAAAAGACCATATTAAGTAA
- the truB gene encoding tRNA pseudouridine(55) synthase TruB — translation MPNTITSPSPLEADKQPLSHGFLVLDKPYGISSAKAVSDVKRLLKCAKIGHGGTLDPLASGILPLAIGEATKAFDYVASATKQYRFTTTFGEERTTGDAEGEATATCDYIPMRATLEAVLPAFTGTIMQTPPVYSALNVGGKRAYELARQGQEVQLEARPIEIHQLELVSFADRTATFGVTCGKGTYIRSLAQDIARKCNSLGYVSMLRRTSVGKFTENMAISLDNLREVVHNAAPLEAWLSIELALDDIPAINLDANETVALRHGKQLRMDKPDGTYMGLHQGKIVALAEVKNATLRSKRIFNC, via the coding sequence ATGCCTAATACCATAACCTCCCCCTCGCCGCTTGAAGCTGACAAGCAACCGTTATCCCACGGGTTCCTTGTCCTCGATAAACCATACGGCATCTCCTCCGCCAAGGCGGTATCGGACGTCAAACGACTACTGAAATGCGCAAAGATCGGTCATGGCGGCACGCTCGACCCACTGGCCTCCGGTATCCTGCCACTTGCCATTGGCGAAGCAACCAAGGCATTCGACTATGTCGCAAGCGCAACCAAACAATATCGTTTCACCACCACCTTCGGTGAAGAACGCACGACTGGGGATGCGGAGGGCGAAGCCACTGCGACTTGCGACTATATTCCCATGCGGGCAACGCTCGAGGCAGTTCTTCCGGCCTTTACCGGCACGATTATGCAAACGCCTCCCGTCTATTCCGCTCTCAATGTCGGCGGCAAACGCGCCTATGAATTGGCAAGACAGGGCCAGGAGGTGCAGCTGGAAGCCCGTCCCATAGAGATTCACCAGCTTGAACTCGTTTCGTTTGCAGACAGAACTGCAACTTTCGGTGTTACCTGCGGCAAAGGCACTTATATCCGCTCGCTCGCGCAGGATATAGCAAGAAAATGCAATAGCTTAGGCTATGTTTCCATGCTAAGGCGTACGTCTGTAGGTAAATTTACCGAAAACATGGCGATTTCACTGGATAATTTGCGGGAAGTTGTGCATAATGCCGCGCCGCTTGAAGCTTGGCTTTCGATTGAATTGGCGCTGGACGACATCCCGGCAATCAATCTGGACGCGAACGAAACGGTAGCGCTGCGCCATGGCAAACAACTTCGTATGGATAAACCGGACGGAACTTACATGGGGCTTCACCAGGGCAAAATAGTAGCTTTGGCGGAAGTGAAAAACGCGACGCTCAGATCGAAACGTATATTTAATTGTTAA
- the rpsO gene encoding 30S ribosomal protein S15 yields the protein MSITTEKKTKLIKDFATGKSDTGSPEVQIALLTERITNLSKHFETHKKDHHSRHGLLILVGRRKRLLEYLKNKDFDGYSALIKKLGLRK from the coding sequence ATGTCGATTACTACTGAAAAGAAGACAAAGCTGATTAAAGATTTCGCAACCGGCAAAAGCGACACAGGGTCGCCGGAAGTACAGATCGCCCTGCTGACGGAGCGTATCACCAATCTTTCAAAGCATTTTGAAACGCATAAAAAAGACCACCATTCGCGCCACGGGCTGCTGATTCTGGTCGGTCGCCGCAAAAGGCTCCTGGAATACCTCAAGAACAAAGATTTTGACGGTTATTCCGCTCTCATCAAGAAGCTGGGCCTGAGAAAATAA
- a CDS encoding DNA polymerase III subunit chi gives MPEIHFYHLTSTPLERALPKLLEKALQGGFKCVVQVGSEEQAEHLNNALWTYDPNSFLPHGSAKDGSPNEQPIYLTTSMENPNQANLLVVADGSEISQPDGYTRILDIFDGTDADATTKARSRWKAYKERGFTLEYRQQSESGAWKTA, from the coding sequence ATGCCTGAAATCCATTTCTACCATCTGACATCGACTCCGCTGGAACGCGCTCTTCCCAAGCTACTGGAAAAAGCATTGCAGGGTGGCTTTAAATGCGTAGTGCAGGTGGGCTCGGAAGAACAGGCCGAGCATCTTAATAACGCTCTGTGGACCTACGATCCCAATTCCTTCCTGCCGCACGGCAGCGCCAAAGACGGCAGCCCCAACGAACAGCCCATTTATCTGACGACAAGTATGGAAAACCCGAACCAGGCAAACCTGCTTGTAGTGGCAGACGGCTCGGAAATCAGCCAACCGGACGGCTATACGCGCATACTGGATATTTTCGACGGTACGGATGCTGATGCCACCACCAAAGCCCGCAGCCGCTGGAAAGCCTATAAGGAACGCGGGTTTACGCTGGAATACCGCCAGCAAAGCGAGTCCGGCGCTTGGAAAACCGCTTGA
- a CDS encoding peptide chain release factor 3, with the protein MTTSQAETRRTFAIISHPDAGKTTLTEKLLLFGGAIHLAGAVKARGAARSARSDWMAIEQQRGISVTASVMTFEYGGNTVNLLDTPGHKDFSEDTYRTLTAVDSAVMVLDAAKGIETQTRKLFEVCRLRDTPIITFINKMDREAQEPFALLDEIEKTLAIDVTPVTWPIGMGKTFKGSFDLINDKLHLFDAGEGATIAESIECKGIDDPKLDELIPSGELSKFREEVEMIRAACKPFDRQSYLEGHLTPIFFGSALHNFGVRELLEALCAFAPSPRPQKTDTREVLPEEPKFSGFVFKVQANMDKNHRDRIAFVRICSGRYTRGMKVYHGRTEKTLTLNNPVLFLARERELAEEAFPGDIIGIPNHGGLSIGDALTEGEKLHFTGIPSFAPELFKRARLDDPMRAKQLKKALEELSQEGASQIFKPLNGSNWIIGVVGALQFEVIASRLDSEYKVKGSFEEVSYTTARWIKCDDAALLKQFTERNLHSLAEDGAGALAYLAPNEWHLNRIQEDWKGVTFAKTRENR; encoded by the coding sequence ATGACAACATCCCAGGCAGAAACCAGACGTACCTTTGCGATTATTTCGCACCCTGACGCAGGTAAAACCACGCTGACCGAAAAGCTGTTGCTGTTCGGAGGTGCGATCCACCTTGCCGGCGCGGTAAAAGCCCGTGGCGCAGCGCGTAGCGCGCGTTCGGACTGGATGGCGATCGAACAGCAGCGCGGCATTTCCGTGACCGCTTCCGTCATGACGTTTGAATATGGCGGCAATACGGTGAACCTTCTGGATACTCCCGGCCATAAAGACTTCTCTGAAGATACGTACCGCACGCTCACCGCTGTGGATTCCGCCGTGATGGTACTGGATGCCGCTAAGGGTATTGAAACGCAGACGCGTAAGCTGTTTGAAGTCTGCCGCCTGCGTGACACGCCGATCATTACCTTCATCAACAAGATGGACCGCGAAGCACAGGAACCGTTTGCCCTGCTGGACGAAATCGAAAAAACGCTCGCGATTGACGTGACTCCCGTCACCTGGCCCATCGGCATGGGCAAGACGTTCAAGGGATCGTTTGACCTTATTAACGACAAACTGCACCTGTTTGATGCCGGTGAGGGCGCGACCATCGCCGAAAGCATCGAATGCAAAGGCATTGACGACCCCAAGCTTGATGAGTTGATTCCCAGCGGCGAACTCTCCAAGTTCCGCGAAGAAGTGGAAATGATCCGTGCGGCCTGCAAGCCGTTTGACCGTCAGTCCTATCTGGAAGGACATCTGACGCCGATCTTCTTCGGCAGCGCCCTGCATAATTTCGGCGTACGCGAATTGCTGGAAGCGCTCTGCGCATTCGCCCCCTCCCCGCGCCCGCAAAAGACCGACACACGTGAAGTACTGCCAGAAGAACCTAAATTCTCCGGCTTTGTCTTCAAAGTACAAGCGAACATGGACAAGAACCACCGCGACCGTATTGCCTTCGTGCGCATCTGTTCCGGGCGCTATACGCGCGGCATGAAAGTCTATCACGGACGCACGGAAAAAACACTGACGCTGAACAACCCCGTGCTTTTCCTTGCGCGTGAGCGCGAACTCGCGGAAGAAGCTTTCCCAGGAGACATTATCGGCATCCCGAACCATGGCGGCCTCTCCATCGGTGACGCTCTGACCGAAGGCGAAAAACTGCATTTCACCGGCATTCCAAGCTTCGCACCGGAACTCTTTAAGCGCGCACGCCTGGATGACCCGATGCGCGCCAAGCAGCTCAAGAAAGCGCTTGAAGAACTCTCGCAGGAAGGCGCATCGCAGATCTTTAAACCGCTCAACGGCAGCAACTGGATCATCGGCGTGGTCGGCGCGCTACAGTTTGAAGTGATCGCCTCGCGCCTCGACAGTGAATACAAGGTCAAAGGCAGCTTCGAAGAAGTGAGTTACACCACGGCCCGCTGGATCAAATGCGATGATGCGGCACTGCTCAAGCAATTCACCGAACGCAACCTGCACAGCCTCGCAGAAGACGGCGCAGGCGCGCTTGCCTATCTCGCTCCAAACGAATGGCACCTAAACCGCATCCAGGAAGACTGGAAAGGCGTCACCTTCGCCAAGACACGCGAGAACCGCTAG